The Triticum dicoccoides isolate Atlit2015 ecotype Zavitan chromosome 6A, WEW_v2.0, whole genome shotgun sequence genome has a window encoding:
- the LOC119317010 gene encoding very-long-chain 3-oxoacyl-CoA reductase 1-like codes for MAGTCAHVEFLRAQPAWALALAAVGLLVAARAALRLALWVYAAFLRPGKPLRRRYGPWAVVTGATDGIGRAIAFRLAASGLGLVLVGRNPDKLAAVSEEIRGKYPKTEVRTFVLDFASEGLAAGVEALKDSIRGLDVGVLVNNAGVSYPYARYFHEVDEELMRSLIRVNVEGVTRVTHAVLPGMVDRKRGAIVNIGSGAASVVPSDPLYSVYAATKAYVDQFSRCLYVEYKGKGIDVQCQVPLYVATKMASIRRSSFLVPSADTYARAAIRHIGYEPRCTPYWPHSVLWFLISLLPESLVDSTRLSMCIKIRKKGQAKDAKKKAQ; via the exons ATGGCCGGCACGTGCGCCCACGTCGAATTCCTCCGCGCGCAGCCGGCGTGGGCGCTGGCCCTCGCGGCCGTCGGCCTCCtcgtcgccgcccgcgccgccctgcGCCTCGCCCTCTGGGTCTACGCCGCCTTCCTCCGCCCCGGCAAGCCCCTGCGCCGCCGCTACGGGCCCTGGGCCGtcgtcaccggcgccaccgacggcaTCGGCCGCGCCATCGCCTTCCGCCTTGCCGCCTCCGGCCTCGGCCTCGTGCTCGTCGGCCGCAACCCGGACAAGCTCGCCGCCGTCTCCGAGGAGATCAGGGGCAAGTACCCCAAGACCGAGGTCCGCACCTTCGTGCTCGACTTCGCTTCCGAGGGGCTCGCCGCTGGGGTGGAGGCGCTCAAGGACTCCATCCGGGGCCTCGACGTCGGCGTGCTCGTCAACAACGCCGGGGTCTCGTACCCGTACGCCCGCTACTTCCATGAGGTGGACGAGGAGCTCATGCGGAGCCTCATCCGGGTCAACGTCGAGGGGGTAACGCGGGTCACCCACGCCGTGCTCCCGGGTATGGTCGACAGGAAGCGTGGCGCAATCGTCAACATCGGCTCCGGTGCTGCCTCTGTTGTGCCGTCCGATCCACTCTACTCCGTCTACGCCGCCACGAAAGC gtaCGTTGACCAGTTCTCAAGATGCCTCTATGTTGAGTACAAGGGCAAGGGCATTGATGTGCAATGCCAG GTGCCCTTGTACGTGGCGACAAAGATGGCATCAATCAGGAGGTCTTCCTTCCTTGTGCCATCCGCGGACACCTATGCTCGTGCTGCTATTCGCCACATTGGCTATGAGCCGAGGTGCACACCGTACTGGCCACACTCTGTTCTGTGGTTCTTGATCTCCCTTCTCCCAGAGTCACTTGTGGATAGTACACGCCTCAGCATGTGCATCAAGATCCGCAAGAAGGGGCAGGCTAAGGATGCCAAGAAGAAAGCGCAGTGA
- the LOC119317011 gene encoding uncharacterized membrane protein At3g27390-like isoform X2, giving the protein MATFDALGEGKKRPLVHCFVDGTWSTITGGCTVVRDLKDMLFHSYLAYMDDLRFHEPPGGKPFEIRVLDIPGAVLAAACGLLMDGIMFTAIALYKFPVMLFKGWKRLIEDLVGREGPFLETACVPFAGLAILLWPFAVLGAFLASMISSVPLGAYAAIVVYQESSLFMGLSYAISSVSIFDEYTNDVLDMAPGSCFPRFVYQKNEASVESTRGPLSRPASFRDKQDGKKAPARVTSFKSSFDEFNPFKLLDHLFEECHHRGEALVAEGVITPKDIEETKSGKGGSGVLNVGLPAYVILNALLRSAKADSDGLILRDGCEITSDNRPKNTLFDWFFDPLMVIKDQIKAENFTEEEEAYLQKRVLLISDPKRLKATLPHLSSLNERKQAEIDAFARRLQGITKSISRYPTFKRRFDDLVKALSEELERAMGGSRSVSGSQFQKLRSGLVRMLSQRSMGKTASIRGGDQEAQLTNDAGAA; this is encoded by the exons ATGGCCACATTTGATGCACTCGGTGAAGGAAAAAAAAGGCCACTCGTTCATTGCTTTGTG GATGGAACATGGAGCACTATCACAGGAGGCTGTACAGTAGTCAGGGACCTGAAAGACATGCTATTCCATTCATATCTTGCATATATGGATGATCTACGGTTCCACGAACCTCCTGGTGGAAAACCATTTGAAATAAG AGTGCTTGATATTCCTGGCGCAGTACTCGCTGCCGCATGTGGACTCTTAATGGATGGGATAATGTTCACAGCAATTGCCTTGTACAAGTTCCCTGTGATGCTTTTTAAAGGATGGAAGCGACTGATTGAAGATCTAGTTGGCAGAGAAGGACCTTTCCTTGAGACAGCGTGTGTGCCATTCGCTGGTCTGGCTATTCTTCTCTGGCCATTTGCTGTTTTAGGAGCCTTCCTAGCCTCCATGATCTCCAGTGTTCCTCTAGGCGCATATGCTGCCATTGTGGTTTATCAG GAATCCTCGCTTTTCATGGGACTATCTTATGCAATATCATCAGTATCCATCTTTGATGAGTATACAAATGATGTACTTGACATGGCACCAGGATCTTGCTTTCCTAG GTTTGTATACCAGAAGAATGAAGCTTCCGTGGAAAGTACCCGTGGCCCGCTGTCAAGGCCCGCCTCATTCAGGGATAAGCAAGATGGAAAGAAAGCTCCAGCACGGGTTACATCATTTAAGAGTAGCTTTGATGAGTTCAATCCATTTAAG TTGCTAGATCACCTATTCGAAGAGTGTCACCACCGTGGCGAGGCTCTGGTCGCTGAAGGAGTGATAACACCGAAAGATATCGAAGAAACAAAGTCAGGCAAAGGCGGCAGCGGAGTGCTTAATGTGGGTTTGCCAGCATATGTTATTCTCAATGCACTCCTACGATCTGCAAAGGCTGATTCCGATGGCCTGATTCTCA GAGATGGCTGTGAAATAACATCTGACAACAGGCCTAAGAATACACTATTTGATTGGTTCTTTGACCCTCTGATGGTCATCAAAGATCAAATCAAAGCCGAGAATTTTACAGAAGAGGAGGAGGCGTACCTTCAGAAACGCGTACTGTTGATCAGCGACCCGAAGCGCCTCAAGGCGACTCTTCCGCATTTGTCATCCCTGAATGAGCGAAAACAAGCAGAAATAGATGCATTTGCTCGGAG ATTGCAAGGGATCACAAAGTCGATATCAAGATACCCGACATTCAAGCGCCGTTTCGACGACCTAGTGAAAGCACTTTCTGAGGAGCTGGAGAGGGCAATGGGCGGCAGCCGATCTGTCAGTGGATCACAGTTTCAGAAGCTCAGAAGCGGTCTTGTTCGAATGCTTAGCCAGAGATCGATGGGGAAGACGGCAAGCATCCGAGGAGGTGATCAAGAGGCGCAGCTCACAAACGACGCTGGTGCTGCGTAA
- the LOC119317011 gene encoding uncharacterized membrane protein At3g27390-like isoform X1, translating into MEPSAGFRASVWSCFKFLPFFCGLLLLGIIKGVLFGPWAWLIIAIGISALVLGLWPMHVIWTYYCIIRTKLVGPVVKLLLLISVSGILVLWLIVGIVGSVLAGLAYGFLAPVMATFDALGEGKKRPLVHCFVDGTWSTITGGCTVVRDLKDMLFHSYLAYMDDLRFHEPPGGKPFEIRVLDIPGAVLAAACGLLMDGIMFTAIALYKFPVMLFKGWKRLIEDLVGREGPFLETACVPFAGLAILLWPFAVLGAFLASMISSVPLGAYAAIVVYQESSLFMGLSYAISSVSIFDEYTNDVLDMAPGSCFPRFVYQKNEASVESTRGPLSRPASFRDKQDGKKAPARVTSFKSSFDEFNPFKLLDHLFEECHHRGEALVAEGVITPKDIEETKSGKGGSGVLNVGLPAYVILNALLRSAKADSDGLILRDGCEITSDNRPKNTLFDWFFDPLMVIKDQIKAENFTEEEEAYLQKRVLLISDPKRLKATLPHLSSLNERKQAEIDAFARRLQGITKSISRYPTFKRRFDDLVKALSEELERAMGGSRSVSGSQFQKLRSGLVRMLSQRSMGKTASIRGGDQEAQLTNDAGAA; encoded by the exons ATGGAGCCATCGGCTGGGTTCCGGGCCTCTGTCTGGAGCTGCTTCAAGTTCTTGCCCTTCTTCTGTGGCCTTCTTCTCCTGGGGATCATCAAAG GTGTTCTGTTTGGCCCATGGGCCTGGCTTATTATAGCGATCGGTATTTCTGCACTCGTCCTGGGGTTATGGCCTATGCATGTGATTTGGACGTACTACTGCATCATAAG AACCAAGCTGGTGGGACCTGTTGTGAAGCTGCTGCTTCTTATTTCTGTATCTGGGATTTTAGTCTTGTGGCTGATAGTTGGCATCGTTGGAAGCGTACTTGCTGGGTTAGCATACGGCTTTCTAGCACCAGTAATGGCCACATTTGATGCACTCGGTGAAGGAAAAAAAAGGCCACTCGTTCATTGCTTTGTG GATGGAACATGGAGCACTATCACAGGAGGCTGTACAGTAGTCAGGGACCTGAAAGACATGCTATTCCATTCATATCTTGCATATATGGATGATCTACGGTTCCACGAACCTCCTGGTGGAAAACCATTTGAAATAAG AGTGCTTGATATTCCTGGCGCAGTACTCGCTGCCGCATGTGGACTCTTAATGGATGGGATAATGTTCACAGCAATTGCCTTGTACAAGTTCCCTGTGATGCTTTTTAAAGGATGGAAGCGACTGATTGAAGATCTAGTTGGCAGAGAAGGACCTTTCCTTGAGACAGCGTGTGTGCCATTCGCTGGTCTGGCTATTCTTCTCTGGCCATTTGCTGTTTTAGGAGCCTTCCTAGCCTCCATGATCTCCAGTGTTCCTCTAGGCGCATATGCTGCCATTGTGGTTTATCAG GAATCCTCGCTTTTCATGGGACTATCTTATGCAATATCATCAGTATCCATCTTTGATGAGTATACAAATGATGTACTTGACATGGCACCAGGATCTTGCTTTCCTAG GTTTGTATACCAGAAGAATGAAGCTTCCGTGGAAAGTACCCGTGGCCCGCTGTCAAGGCCCGCCTCATTCAGGGATAAGCAAGATGGAAAGAAAGCTCCAGCACGGGTTACATCATTTAAGAGTAGCTTTGATGAGTTCAATCCATTTAAG TTGCTAGATCACCTATTCGAAGAGTGTCACCACCGTGGCGAGGCTCTGGTCGCTGAAGGAGTGATAACACCGAAAGATATCGAAGAAACAAAGTCAGGCAAAGGCGGCAGCGGAGTGCTTAATGTGGGTTTGCCAGCATATGTTATTCTCAATGCACTCCTACGATCTGCAAAGGCTGATTCCGATGGCCTGATTCTCA GAGATGGCTGTGAAATAACATCTGACAACAGGCCTAAGAATACACTATTTGATTGGTTCTTTGACCCTCTGATGGTCATCAAAGATCAAATCAAAGCCGAGAATTTTACAGAAGAGGAGGAGGCGTACCTTCAGAAACGCGTACTGTTGATCAGCGACCCGAAGCGCCTCAAGGCGACTCTTCCGCATTTGTCATCCCTGAATGAGCGAAAACAAGCAGAAATAGATGCATTTGCTCGGAG ATTGCAAGGGATCACAAAGTCGATATCAAGATACCCGACATTCAAGCGCCGTTTCGACGACCTAGTGAAAGCACTTTCTGAGGAGCTGGAGAGGGCAATGGGCGGCAGCCGATCTGTCAGTGGATCACAGTTTCAGAAGCTCAGAAGCGGTCTTGTTCGAATGCTTAGCCAGAGATCGATGGGGAAGACGGCAAGCATCCGAGGAGGTGATCAAGAGGCGCAGCTCACAAACGACGCTGGTGCTGCGTAA